Sequence from the Lysobacter solisilvae genome:
CGTCAAGCCGGACGATGCCCGCGTCGTTGCGCACAGCGATGTCATCGGCGGCGGACAGAGCACCTCGGTCACGTTCGACCCCGGCAAGCTCAAGAGCGGCGGACCGTACGAGTTCTTCTGCAGCTTCCCCGGCCACGTGGCGATGATGAAGGGCAGCATTTCGGTCGAATGAGTGCGTTGGCCGATGTCCGTGGACAGGGCCGCGAACCACACGCGGGGGCCAGGTGCGCACGGGCGGACCTGGCCCTCCCGCTCCGGCGCGCGCCTCTGACGCCCCGCCACGCGCCGCCTGGTGAGTCCCCCGGCTGTCGGCGTGTCCGCCCTTCCGCGGCGCGGCTATTCTGGGAAGCAGGCGAGTCCGGGGAGCGGTGCCATGCCAGGTCAAACCAAGCGCGTCCTGATCCTGGGGCATGGCGCCATGGGCCGCGCCTTCGAGGGGCTGCTCGGGCCCCGGCACGAGATCACGGTATGGGATCGAGACCTGGCGACCGGCGTGGAAACCCAGCCGCTGGAACTGGCGGCGCAGGACCGCGACGTGGTGCTCTTCGCGCTGCCCACGAACCCGCACGATGAACTGGCCGGGCGACTGGCGCCCTGCCTGGACGCGGACACCGTCTGCCTGTCCATCGCCAAGGGACTGGACGAGCACGGACGCACGCCGGCGCAGATCTTCGAACAGCATCTGGGGACGCGGCTGCGCTGGGCGCTGTTGTACGGCCCCATGCTGGCACGCGAACTCCAGGCCGGCCAGGCCGGATTCGCCCTCGCCGCCAGCAGGCAACCCGGCGTGGATGTCGTGCTCCGTGCGCTGTTCGACGGGACGGCGCTGCACCTGGACTACGGCGACGACGTCCAGGGCGCCGCCTGGGCAGCCATCCTCAAGAATGTCTATGTGCCCCTGATCGGAGCGGTCGACGCCCTCGCCCTCGGCGACAACATGCGCGGTTTCCTGATCGCCGAGGCCACCCGCGAACTGGCGGCCATCCTCCAGCACATGGGCGGACGCCCTGAAACCGCGTACACCTGCGCCGGCCTGGGGGACCTCACCACCTCCGCCACCAGTGCCTCGTCCCACCATCGTCGCATCGGCGCCGAACTCAGCGCGGGCCGGACGGAGCAACTGGCCGCCACGGGCGTGAACATCCGCAGCGAAGGCGTGCACACCTTGGCGATGGTGCGCGCGCACCACCTGTTCGAGCCGGACCGGTTCGCGCTGTTCGGCCTGGTGTGTCGCTTCCTGGAACAACCGGCCCGGCTGGAAGCCGACCTGCGCTCGTACGTCGACCGACGGTTCGCGCATTGAGGGCAAGGCCGGTGTCCTGCCGCAGGATCGTCAGGCCGCGTCGTCGGCCATCTTGATCGCTCCGGGCATGCACGCCCTCCCCCCTCTCTCCGGAGGGGTAGAGGGGGGCCCATCCAACAGGCAGTCGCCTTGGCGCCAACACGCCAGCCTTGATGCTCAAGCCGCCTTGCGTCGGGCGATATCGAACCGGTCCAGGTTCATCACTTTCGTCCAGGCGGCGACGAAATCGCGCACGAAGTCGGCCTCGCCGTCGCTGGCGGCGTACACCTCGGCCAGCGCCCGCAGCTGCGCATTCGAACCGAAGACCAGGTCGGCGATGGTCGCCGTCCACTTGAGGTCGCCGGTCTTGCGGTCGCGTCCCTCGAACAGGCCCGGCACGGTCCCGGACTTCTGCCACGCCGTGCCCATGTCGAGCAGGTTCACGAAGAAGTCGTTGGTCAACGTCCCGGGTCGCGTGGTGAACACGCCGTGCGACGTGTGCCCTGCATTCGCGTCCAGCGCGCGCAGCCCGCCGATCAGCACCGTCATCTCCGCCGCCGTGAGGGTCAGCAGACTGGCGCGATCGATCAATGCCGCAGCCGTGGTGGATTCGGCGCCCGCGCGGACGTAGTTGCGGAAACCATCGGCCGCCGGTTCCAGCACGAGGAAGGAATCGGCATCGGTCTGCTCCTTCGAGGCATCCATCCGCCCCGGCGTGAACGGCACGCTGACCTCGAAACCGGCCTGGCGGGCCGCCTCCTCGATCGCCGCGTTTCCGCCGAGCACGATCAGGTCGGCCAGTGACACCTTCCGGCCGTCGGACTGGGCCGCGTTGAACTCGCGCTGGATCCTTTCCAGCGTCGCCAGGACCGTCGCCAGTTCCGCCGGTTCGTTCACTTCCCAGTCCTTCTGCGGCGCCAGGCGGATGCGCGCGCCATTGGCGCCGCCGCGCATGTCAGACCCGCGGAACGTGGACGCCGATGCCCAGGCCGTCAGCACCCACTGTCGCGACGCCAGGCCGGCGCCCAGCAGCCTGGCCTTCAGCGCCACGGCATCGGATGCGTCGATGAGCGGGTGGTCGACTGCGGGAATGGGGTCCTGCCAGATCAGGTCTTCCTGCGGGACCAGCGGCCCCAGGTAGCGGACTTTGGGGCCCATGTCGCGATGGGTGAGCTTGAACCACGCGCGCGCGAACGCATCGGCGAAGGCCTGCGGGTTGGCCAGGAAATGGCGCGCGATCTTTTCGTAGGCCGGATCGGCGCGCAGCGCAAGGTCGGCCGTGGTCATCATCGGCTGGTGGAACTTGCCGGGAATGTGCGCGTCCGGCACGTTGCGGCCCGCGTCACCCCTGGGTTTCCATTGGTGGGCACCCGCCGGGCTTCGGGTCAGCTCCCACTCGTGCCCGAACAGCGTCTGCAGGTATTCCATGTCCCACGTGGTGGGCGTGGACGTCCATGCGCCCTCCAGGCCGCTGGTGATGGTGTGCGCGCCGACGCCGCTCTCGTACGCGTTGCGCCAGCCCAGGCCGAGTTCCTCGATGTTGGCGCCTTCGGGCTCGATGCCGACGTGCTGGGTCGGCCCCGCGCCGTGGCACTTGCCGAAGGTGTGGCCGCCTGCCACCAGCGCCACGGTCTCTTCGTCGTCCATCGCCATGCGGCCAAAGGTGTCGCGGATGTCCCTGGCCGAGCGCAGCGGATCGGGTTCGCCGTTGGGGCCTTCGGGATTGACGTAGATCAGCCCCATCTGCACGGCGCCGAAAGGCTGCGCGAGCTCGCGCTCGCCGCTGTAGCGCTCATCGCCAAGCCAGGTTGATTCGGGACCCCAGTCGATCGGCTGCGGTTCCCAGACATCCTCGCGGCCGCCGCCGAAACCGAAGGTCCTGAAGCCCATCGATTCCAGCGCGACGTTGCCGGCCAGGATCATCAGGTCCGCCCACGACAACTTGCGGCCGTACTTGCGCTTGATTGGCCACAACAGGCGGCGCGCCTTGTCCAGGTTGCCGTTGTCCGGCCAGCTGTTGAGGGGGGCGAATCGCTGCTCGCCCGAGCGCGCGCCGCCACGGCCGTCGAAGATCCGGTACGTGCCCGCCGCGTGCCAGGCCATGCGGATGAAGAACGGCCCGTAGTGGCCGTAGTCCGCCGGCCACCAGTCCTGCGAATCGGTCATCAGGGCGTGCAGGTCGGCGACCACCGCGTCGAGGTCGAGGGTCCGGAACTCGGCGGCGTAGTCGAAATCCTCGACCATCGGGTCCGA
This genomic interval carries:
- the katG gene encoding catalase/peroxidase HPI; the encoded protein is MSGSSQCPVAHGPHKARTNAQWWPDQLPLGLLHQHSALSDPMVEDFDYAAEFRTLDLDAVVADLHALMTDSQDWWPADYGHYGPFFIRMAWHAAGTYRIFDGRGGARSGEQRFAPLNSWPDNGNLDKARRLLWPIKRKYGRKLSWADLMILAGNVALESMGFRTFGFGGGREDVWEPQPIDWGPESTWLGDERYSGERELAQPFGAVQMGLIYVNPEGPNGEPDPLRSARDIRDTFGRMAMDDEETVALVAGGHTFGKCHGAGPTQHVGIEPEGANIEELGLGWRNAYESGVGAHTITSGLEGAWTSTPTTWDMEYLQTLFGHEWELTRSPAGAHQWKPRGDAGRNVPDAHIPGKFHQPMMTTADLALRADPAYEKIARHFLANPQAFADAFARAWFKLTHRDMGPKVRYLGPLVPQEDLIWQDPIPAVDHPLIDASDAVALKARLLGAGLASRQWVLTAWASASTFRGSDMRGGANGARIRLAPQKDWEVNEPAELATVLATLERIQREFNAAQSDGRKVSLADLIVLGGNAAIEEAARQAGFEVSVPFTPGRMDASKEQTDADSFLVLEPAADGFRNYVRAGAESTTAAALIDRASLLTLTAAEMTVLIGGLRALDANAGHTSHGVFTTRPGTLTNDFFVNLLDMGTAWQKSGTVPGLFEGRDRKTGDLKWTATIADLVFGSNAQLRALAEVYAASDGEADFVRDFVAAWTKVMNLDRFDIARRKAA